Part of the Hyalangium ruber genome, GAGCAGGAACGCGATACCGGTTTTCGACGGCTTCGGCCAGAATGCTGTAACTGCCGTCGGCCAGGTCACTTGTAAGAGTATGGGTCCAGTCACCTCCCTGCTTCACGGTAGTTCCAGGCGATACCTGGCCTTGAGCATTTTTGACGGTAACCACGATACTGACAGCAGCTCGTTGCTCGACCGTACCTCTCACCTCTGGACGTCTCCCACTGACGAACTGGCCCTCGGCAGGCATGCTGATCGTGGGGCTCGTCGGAGGCTCAGGCTCAGGCTCATTATTGGAAGGCCCCGCAGATGAGACATGGAACCTATTGCTTTGCACCCCTTGAAACTCCGCGGCCACCCAAAGCTGCGGCAGCCCTTCAAACCCTCTATCGAGTTCGAACGCATAAGCCCCGGAAGCGTTGACCCCCACCCTGCCAAGTTCCAGGCCCTCTCTGTAAACAACCACATCGACATTCAAGGGAGCTGTTCCTTGAACGAAGAACCTCTGGCTATCTGAATCCCGCACCAGGAGCGCCTCGGCAGGAGGCGACGGCACGGAGAATCCACCGGCCAGTCGCGTGAAGGTGCCTGCGGTGCTTGGACACTGGCTCATGAAGCTGGCCTGGAATAGCACCTGCCCTCCTCCCCCCGCCCCACCCTCTCCCGCCTGCATTCCCCAGGCGGACGCAGCGCCTCCTCCCTGACCTCCCCTTGCGGAGACACCGCCGCACTCAGCTGCTCCCACTACCCGCAGGTAGATGCTCCCACCCGCGCCGCCTCCACCACCTCCTCCCAAGATGCTGGTCTCTCCAGCCTCGCCATCCGCCGTCACGGAGCCCTCCCCCTCGATACGGCTCCCGCGAATGAAGACCACCCCACCGCCAGCTCCCGCCACCAAGCTCGTGCCGCCACCTTCTCCATGGCCGATTCCGCCTCCGCCGCCCAGGGTCAAGCGGTTGATCATCGAGTGAAGAAGCCGTGCGCCTCCCAGCCCGCCGCCGTCGCTCGTTCCACCCCACGCAGCGGAGGAATCCCCTCCCCGCTGTCCTGGCTCGCCATTTCCTCCTCCACCGCCTCCCGCCATCGGGCACACGCCCCCGCCTCCACCATTGGAGGCGTTCTCCCAGCCAGCTTCCAGGGGTCCGTAGCTCAGGACGGCGATGCCCTCACCTCGCGTCCCCGCAGGTCTCATCGCCAAAGGCACGCTGGCGCAGCCCATGAAGGCGGACTGGCTTCCTCCGGCGATGCCTCCTCTGAATCCAGCTCCACTCGCGCTGATATCTCCTTCGTTTCGAATGGTGCCGCTGGCCAGGAACGCAAGCACTCCTCCCTTGCTGCCGTCCCACGAAGCAGCAACGAGGCTGTTCCCAGGGCGCACGGTCACATCGGTATACTCCGGCACCCGGATGACCTGAGTTACAGAGGCCGCATAGGGGTGGAGTAGAGGCTCCACGAGGCTCATTCCCTGGCTATCGGTGGAGTTCACCCGGGCCAACTCCCAACGGCCTACGGGATCACGACTCAAGTCGATCGGCTCCGAGGTTCCTCTCCGCGGCTCTGGCACGATGCCTGTCGTCTGCAGCACCATCACCAGATCTCCCGCCGCGAATCCCTCCGTCGACGAGACCTGCAGAACGGTGTCACCTGGAGCGATCGGCCCCGTCACCAACACATAGCGATTGACGATTGTTCGTGGTGACTTGACAGTGAGCGCTCCGTCACGTCCTGTCCCCAAGCCGAACGTATCGGGGCCGGCAAAGGCTGTGGTCGCGCCGAGCACCAGCGCCAACAACATCTTCCATCTCGTTCTCATGGACATACTCCCCTGAGGCTTGTGTTGTCCGCCCTCACTGGGACGAGACGATGGTGAATTCGATACGACGGTTGTTCTCACGGCCGATGGACGTGGCGTTGCTGTCGATGGGCCTCTCTTGACCGTAGCCCTTGGCTTGGAGTCGCTCGGGCTCGACGCCTCGCTGGAGGAGGTACTGGCGAACGGACTCCGCTCTGGCTTGTGACGTGCGCAAGTTGTCGAGCGGGTTGCCTCGATCGTCGGTGTGGGCTCCCACGACGATGAGGGTGAGTTCCGGGTGCTCGACGATCACCTTCGCCACCCAGTTCAGCACGGCGAATGAGCGCTCATCGATTCGAGCCTGGCCTGGGAAGAAGTAGACCTTGCTCGATAGCTCGACCTTCTTGCGCGTGAGCGACACGAGCGGCACTTCGTGCGCGGGACAACCGCGGTTGTCGGCAGGTCCCGGCTCCTTGGCGCAGGTGTCCGCTACGTTAGGAATGTTGTCCCGATCCTGGTCCGACTCTGGACACCCCTGACGCTCGGGAGGCCCAAACAAATCCGGGCACTGGTCTACGTCGTCCTCGACTTCATCCTTGTCACGGTCCTTGAGCGGACAACCGCGCGACAGCTCCGGGCCTGGATCAGAGGGGCAGACGTCCCGCGCATCCTCGATACCGTCCTTGTCTTGATCCGGCATCGGGCAACCCTGCCAGGCTCCCACGCCCATCTCGCTCGGGCATGCATCCAGCTTGTCCTCGATGCCATCGCC contains:
- a CDS encoding OmpA family protein, whose amino-acid sequence is MALELGVGPPIGSAPGFARDEGLRYAPRLMAGRRFGWFRLALDTRVLVRPSIDSYTDRDLTREEIGNELHVGLGLAMVGQRLRWELDVRGVVPLVKQAGSAELLFGPRYLVNPSMEVFALGGVGGGSGPGTPLFRVLVGAAFGRVIPPRLAGESAVNCAPELEHTVEECPDLDEDGDEVLNGVDACVDEVGTPERQGCPVKDSDGDGIEDKLDACPSEMGVGAWQGCPMPDQDKDGIEDARDVCPSDPGPELSRGCPLKDRDKDEVEDDVDQCPDLFGPPERQGCPESDQDRDNIPNVADTCAKEPGPADNRGCPAHEVPLVSLTRKKVELSSKVYFFPGQARIDERSFAVLNWVAKVIVEHPELTLIVVGAHTDDRGNPLDNLRTSQARAESVRQYLLQRGVEPERLQAKGYGQERPIDSNATSIGRENNRRIEFTIVSSQ